The following proteins come from a genomic window of Malus domestica chromosome 02, GDT2T_hap1:
- the LOC139190748 gene encoding uncharacterized protein translates to MIETYTTWYHHGERLDQASSSYVTRVETVESNVDHSEQVMNILNDVYPYASSNTNHEGGDDGRPTMDSEAFKNYEKLLKNAKQELYLGCENFSVLTVIVELMHGKIKFGLSNKCFDYFFGVIKRMLPKENCLPEDHKSAQKVLKGLGLGYEKIHACVNNCILFYTENKQFDKCPVCNEPRFKMTSQNRKNKIPQKVIRYLPLKPRLQRLYMSMHTLTDMRWHKEGRVNDDVTRHLADGEAWKDFDRMYPDFAADPRNVRLGLATDGFNPFGVLDQTHNTWPVVVFPYNLPPWKCMKKEYMMLTLLIGEDPGKSIDVYLRPLVDELKDLWENGVRTYDKYTGQMFTMRAVVMWTVNDFPAYAMVSGWMTKGYMACPICKENVTSSWHARKVCYLGHRRWLPWDNEWRQNDKAFHGTKETRPRLREWSGDEILDQLNLFEFGHFGKNVSKPRRSTHLNWTHKSMLFELPYWSKLKLRHNLDVMHIEKNVFDTLVGTILDIEGKTKDTIESRLDLERMGIRSSLWMKRVGGTEKKGHPFFTVKPNGKKEFFNFISSVKFPDGYASNISRCVNVRGCKFSNMKSHDCHVILQRLLPVGIRHLLPLDVVKPIVLLSRFFSQLTARCLRKSNVKQLQDDIVNVLCKFEQIFPPAFFSSMIHMMIHLPDEALLAGPVNCRWMYPIERYLGELKKCVRNRAKPEGSLVEAWVAYESLTFCAMYLQDVETTFNRPQRNNDGGVRKEKLSVFAQIARPFGDPVKGESFTKKDMEVAHWFVLNNCDEALPYLEEHEQLMKREHPSHLYAKKHRDLFPSWFHAHMKKLKELNSPSYDEELYNSARGPLYVELFSGCHVNGVKFLGATRDDKLSTQNSGVHVPGAGDSENIDFYGKLTSVVQLLYKDRYQVILFKCLWFDTNPHNRTSVKRDHGLLSVNTTRHWYDEDPYILATMAKQIFYLDDPKAGNGWKVVQKIDRRGLYDIPELDHDDNVADQQLSSSIELGEETLWDTNIVQEPFDVPGVPEFEISIDLGDLPQYNAPEQANEDEDEWESGNDSSEDSESYYCSSDED, encoded by the exons ATGATCGAGACCTATACTACTTGGTATCATCATGGAGAACGATTAGACCAAGCTTCGTCTTCATATGTGACAAGAGTGGAGACTGTTGAATCTAATGTGGATCATAGTGAACAAGTTATGAATATTCTAAATGACGTTTATCCATACGCCTCAAGTAACACCAATCATGAAGGGGGAGATGATGGTCGTCCAACCATGGACAGTGAGGCATTCAAAAACTATGAAAAACTATTGAAAAATGCCAAGCAAGAATTATATCTGGGTTGCGAGAACTTTTCGGTGCTCACAGTAATTGTGGAGTTGATGCATGGCAAGATCAAGTTTGGTTTGTCAAACAagtgttttgattacttttttGGAGTTATCAAAAGGATGCTTCCAAAGGAGAATTGTTTACCTGAAGATCATAAGAGTGCCCAAAAAGTGTTGAAGGGTCTCGGATTGGGGTATGAAAAAATTCATGCATGTGTAAATAATTGTATATTGTTCTATACGGAGAACAAACAGTTTGATAAATGCCCTGTCTGCAATGAGCCGAGGTTTAAAATGACATCACAGAATAGAAAGAACAAGATTCCACAAAAAGTAATACGTTATCTTCCATTGAAGCCTAGGTTGCAGCGATTGTACATGTCGATGCATACCTTAACCGACATGAGATGGCATAAAGAAGGACGGGTAAATGACGATGTTACGAGGCATCTTGCAGATGGAGAGGCATGGAAAGATTTTGATCGGATGTACCCTGATTTTGCAGCCGATCCACGCAACGTTAGATTGGGACTTGCCACCGACGGATTTAATCCGTTCGGTGTTTTAGACCAAACCCACAACACTTGGCCAGTCGTTGTTTTTCCTTATAATCTGCCACCTTGGAAGtgcatgaaaaaagaatacatgatgTTGACTCTATTAATTGGCGAAGATCCAGGAAAGTCCATTGATGTTTATTTGCGGCCGTTGGTTGATGAGCTAAAAGATTTATGGGAAAACGGTGTTCGTACGTACGATAAGTATACTGGGCAGATGTTCACCATGCGAGCGGTAGTGATGTGGACAGTAAACGATTTTCCCGCGTATGCAATGGTTTCTGGGTGGATGACTAAGGGTTATATGGCATGTCCAATATGCAAGGAAAACGTAACATCGTCTTGGCATGCGAGAAAAGTTTGTTATCTTGGTCATCGTAGATGGCTCCCTTGGGATAACGAGTGGCGCCAGAACGATAAAGCCTTCCACGGCACAAAAGAGACTCGGCCAAGACTAAGAGAATGGTCCGGAGATGAGATTTTGGATCAGTTAAACCTTTTTGAATTTGGTCATTTCGGAAAAAACGTCAGTAAGCCCAGACGAAGTACACATCTGAACTGGACGCATAAGAGTATGTTATTTGAGCTCCCGTACTGGTCAAAGttaaaattgagacacaaccttgatgttatgcatattgagaaaaatgtgtttgatacTTTGGTTGGGACAATTCTAGACATTGAAGGAAAAACAAAGGACACGATCGAATCTCGCCTCGATTTGGAACGAATGGGCATTAGGTCATCCTTGTGGATGAAGAGAGTCGGTGGTACAGAGAAGAAAGGTCATCCTTTTTTTACAGTTAAGCCGAATGGGAAGAAAGAATTTTTCAACTTTATTTCTTCTGTAAAGTTTCCAGATGGGTATGCTTCCAATATCTCGCGTTGCGTGAACGTGAGGGGGTGTAAATTTTCAAACATGAAGAGTCATGACTGTCATGTGATACTCCAACGCCTTCTTCCGGTTGGTATTCGACACTTATTGCCTCTTGATGTGGTGAAACCAATCGTGTTATTGTCGAGATTTTTTTCACAGTTGACTGCAAGGTGTTTGCGGAAGTCGAATGTTAAACAATTGCAGGACGACATTGTGAACGTCTTATGCAAGTTCGAACAGATATTTCCCCCAGCTTTCTTTTCAAGTATGATTCACATGATGATTCACTTGCCAGATGAGGCATTGCTTGCAGGACCAGTGAACTGtcgatggatgtatccaatagaaAG ATATCTTGGTGAGTTGAAAAAATGTGTCCGAAACAGGGCAAAGCCCGAAGGATCACTTGTGGAGGCATGGGTCGCATATGAGTCACTTACTTTTTGTGCAATGTATCTTCAAGATGTTGAGACAACTTTCAATCGTCCTCAACGCAATAATGACGGTGGTGTCAGAAAAGAGAAACTGTCTGTTTTTGCCCAAATTGCACGACCATTCGGCGATCCTGTAAAAGGCGAATCGTTTACCAAAAAAGATATGGAGGTAGCGCATTGGTTCGTACTCAACAATTGTGACGAGGCTTTGCCATACCTTGAAGAGCATGAACAATTGATGAAGCGAGAACATCCTTCACATTTATATGCCAAGAAGCACCGTGACTTGTTTCCTTCGTGGTTTCACGCACAT atgaagaaattgaaggaatTGAATTCACCCTCTTACGATGAAGAATTATATAACTCGGCGAGAGGACCGCTTTACGTTGAATTGTTCTCAGGTTGTCATGTCAACGGGGTCAAGTTCTTAGGGGCAACACGTGATGACAAGTTGTCTACTCAAAATAGTGGTGTCCATGTCCCAGGTGCGGGCGACAGTGAAAACATTGATTTTTATGGCAAACTAACTAGTGTAGTacaattgctttacaaagacaGGTATCAAGTGATACTGTTTAAATGTCtttggtttgatacaaacccacaTAACCGAACGAGTGTTAAGCGAGACCATGGTTTACTGTCAGTAAACACTACGAGACATTGGTACGATGAAGATCCATACATTTTGGCAACTATGGCGAAACAAATATTCTATCTAGACGACCCCAAAGCTGGCAATggttggaaagttgttcagAAGATTGATCGAAGAGGGTTATATGATATTCCAGAATTAGATCATGATGACAACGTCGCTGACCAACAGTTATCATCTTCGATAGAACTTGGTGAAGAAACACTCTGGGATACTAATATTGTCCAAGAACCGTTTGACGTACCTGGAGTTCCTGAATTCGAAATATCAATTGACCTTGGTGACCTGCCTCAATACAATGCACCGGAACAGGCAaacgaagatgaagatgaatggGAATCCGGAAATGATAGTAGTGAGGATAGCGAGAGTTATTATTGTAGTTCGGATGAGGattaa
- the LOC103406947 gene encoding probable glucan endo-1,3-beta-glucosidase BG4, whose amino-acid sequence MGYQKAMAILQWIALILSFLAAIQGVVDGYSVDIGVNYGLLGDDLPKPREVVNLFKAYGIGKVRLFNPDPDVLWALRGQDIDVMVGVPNENLNALAENQGAVNNWFDNNIEPYLNDVNIYFITVGNEVIPGPLGNSVWQVMQYLQNILDERSYRGIKISTVLPGTALKTSFPPSKGEFNGESSGVMTSICGFLLFRGSPLLINVYPYFAYASNPTKIPLQYALFNSSTPVQDGNLSYYNLFDATVDAFISAMERVGGAGVEVAVTESGWPSAGNGIFTSPELAGTYNRNFMKHVTSLKGTPKRPGHYIEGFIFALFNENQKPAGVEQNFGLFYPTMKPVYTVF is encoded by the coding sequence ATGGGTTATCAGAAGGCGATGGCAATTTTGCAATGGATTGCGCTCATTCTGTCGTTTCTAGCAGCGATTCAAGGTGTTGTGGATGGTTATTCGGTTGACATTGGTGTTAACTATGGATTGTTAGGGGATGACCTGCCTAAACCTAGAGAAGTGGTTAACCTCTTCAAAGCGTATGGTATTGGCAAGGTAAGGCTGTTCAATCCTGATCCAGATGTACTCTGGGCACTGAGGGGGCAAGACATCGATGTCATGGTAGGCGTTCCTAATGAAAACTTAAACGCTTTGGCAGAAAACCAAGGTGCTGTGAACAACTGGTTTGATAACAATATAGAGCCCTACCTAAATGACGTTAACATCTACTTCATCACCGTTGGCAACGAGGTTATTCCCGGTCCCTTAGGAAACTCCGTTTGGCAAGTAATGCAGTATCTACAAAACATCCTCGACGAAAGGAGCTACCGTGGTATTAAAATCTCCACTGTTTTACCAGGGACTGCCTTAAAAACTTCATTTCCACCTTCAAAGGGTGAATTCAACGGAGAGTCGAGCGGTGTCATGACTTCCATTTGTGGGTTTTTACTTTTTCGAGGATCGCCACTTTTGATCAATGTGTATCCTTACTTTGCCTATGCATCAAACCCTACCAAAATTCCCTTGCAATATGCTCTATTTAATTCATCAACACCCGTACAAGACGGGAACTTGAGCTATTACAACCTGTTTGATGCCACCGTTGATGCTTTTATCTCAGCAATGGAGAGAGTCGGGGGAGCTGGTGTCGAGGTGGCGGTAACGGAGAGTGGCTGGCCTTCTGCCGGGAACGGAATTTTCACTAGTCCGGAGCTTGCTGGTACATATAACCGGAATTTCATGAAACACGTAACCTCCCTGAAAGGGACACCTAAACGACCTGGTCATTACATCGAAGGCTTTATCTTTGCCCTGTTCAACGAGAATCAGAAACCCGCTGGTGTGGAGCAAAACTTCGGACTGTTTTATCCTACCATGAAACCTGTTTACACTGTATTTTAA